The following are from one region of the Stigmatella ashevillena genome:
- a CDS encoding myxosortase-dependent M36 family metallopeptidase: protein MKQWVSALSGLVLAVSGTAASGKDLPNIDVSAKGASAPRKDGRGLMQASGLRVSRLDSRTGTPAFLWGNRSAVDERLQSALRRMSPEQAARTHLGRIASLYNLSPEVATSAPASVQPLFSGRDAALVTFQQNVEGIEVFRSALTLALNDRHELISVSGAFSPHASAGTKARKMRFSLDAPRAISIAYEDLNGQAIDAISLEPMGQSQGPYRFYRFSSVASARYSAKLASPARVKKVFFPVAERLVPAWYVELNTGLVGNPDGDYYAYVVAADDGKLLFRNNLTVADSFSYRVWAQTTAPYLPDDGPQGTVGTPHPTGMPDGYQPPFAAPSLVTLQNSPFSRNDPWLPATATETVGNNVDAYADISGDDGLDDVDFRATVTAPKVFDRVYDVTQDPDASTNQQMAAVTQLFFANNFFHDWYYDSGFNEAAGNAQEDNFGRGGYASDVLLAEAQDSSGLNNANMATPADGASPRMQMFLFTPNTMNTLTVTAPASIAGQYAPGVADFGPTAFSTSGNVVLVQDGGGASPTDGCEVPFANAAAVAGNIALIDRGSCNFAVKAANAQAAGAIGVLIANNAAGPAPGLGGADPTITTPTLSVSQADGTTLKGALGSGPVSVVMFREAAVYRDGTLDNSIVAHEWGHYISNRLIADGNGLSNNQGRSLGEGWGDFHALLMTVRESDEALPGNEGFKGSYAEAGFVSGGGGNNGYYFGLRRYPYSTDFTRNPLTFKHIQAGVALPTTAPMNPDLVGLSNAEVHNSGEVWASMLWECYTSLLKDKSRLTFAQAQQRMKAYVVAGYKLTPAQPTFTDARDALLAAAYLGDVADFKLFHAAFARRGAGLRAQSPSAGSTTHAGVVESFVAGKDVELGGAEVIENVATCDEDGVLDNGETGVVRLTMYNTGNEPVSATTATVTSTDAGVTLANGGNVSFPTIAPFGSATVDVGVALNGPQEIRILTFFIAYRDAGQTIPGDRQAAFQVRANTDDAQNVSASDDFEANIGPWTVGRDPNLGNYYPWFRYEEAADEHFFYGVDAPETADIYLISPPLQVAASGNFSFTFDHRYAFEYLDYLGDLYFFDGGVVEISTDDGHTWADIGAQASPGYDVLIAEGGDNPIEGREAFGGVSEGYPAWITSTVSLGSSFAGQTVRIRFRIGTDLAVGSVGWDVNNVSVSGITNTPFSELVVEADQCTANAPPMANAGPDQTVTELTTVTLAGSGTDPDGDTLTYAWTQTAGPAVTLSSTTSATPTFTAPDVSANTAFTFRLTVSDGTLTASDTVTITVRNANQAPVANAGADQTMDERTTVTLNGSGTDANGDTLTYAWTQTAGPAVTLSSATAAKPTFTAPEVTANTALTFSLVVSDGTLTSAADTVTITVRNVNRAPVANAGADQTVTEGATVTLDGSGTDADGDTLTYAWTQTAGPTVTLSSATAAKPTFTAPEVTANTAVTFRLVVSDGTTASAADTVTITVSNANQAPVANAGADRPVTKLTTATLDGSGTDADGDTLTYAWTQTAGPTVTLSSATVAKPTFTVPDAADGTALTFSLVVNDGTTASAADTVTLTVRGVNQAPVANAGADQTVEERTTATLDGSGTDPDGDTLTYAWTQTAGPTVTLSSTTVAKPTFTTPEVTANTAFTFQLTVSDGELTHSDTVTITVGNVNRAPVANAGADQTVDERTTVTLNGSGTDADGDTLTYAWTQTAGPAVTLSSATAAKPTFTAPEVTANTAVTFSLVVSDGATASAADTVTITVRNVNRAPVANAGPDRQVTKLTTATLDGSASTDPDGDTLTYAWTQTAGPTVTLSSATAAKPTFTVPDVASGTALTFRLVVSDGTLTSAADTVTLTVRNANQAPVANAGADQTVTEGATVTLDGSGTDPDGDTLTYAWTQTAGPTVTLSSTTVAKPTFTAPDVSANTAFTFQLTVSDGELTHSDTVTITVSNVNQAPVASAGADQTVDEGATVTLDGSGTDADGDTLTYAWTQTAGPTVTLSSATAAKPTFTAPDVAADTAITFQLVVSDGSVSSEPSTVTITVRDVNRAPVADAGADQKVEEGSSVRLAGTATDPDGDALTYKWTQTAGPAVTISGDTTAGASFTAPDVDAETVFTFTFTVTDAKGLSSEDSISITVTPKNGDGGGDGGDDDDDGGCGCATDSGAGPIMPLLMLAMAFLGRRRLFAR, encoded by the coding sequence GTGAAGCAATGGGTTTCGGCCTTGTCAGGCCTGGTGCTTGCCGTCTCTGGGACGGCGGCAAGTGGGAAGGATCTTCCCAATATTGATGTGTCCGCGAAGGGCGCATCGGCTCCCCGCAAGGATGGCCGTGGCCTCATGCAGGCGTCTGGCCTGCGGGTCTCTCGTCTGGATTCGCGCACGGGGACGCCCGCGTTCCTGTGGGGAAACCGGTCCGCGGTGGACGAGCGGCTCCAGTCGGCCCTGCGGCGAATGTCACCGGAGCAGGCGGCGCGCACGCACCTGGGCCGGATTGCTTCGCTCTACAACCTGTCGCCCGAAGTGGCCACCTCGGCGCCGGCCAGCGTGCAGCCCCTGTTCTCGGGACGGGATGCCGCCCTGGTGACCTTCCAGCAGAACGTGGAGGGCATCGAGGTCTTCCGCAGCGCATTGACCCTGGCGCTCAATGATCGCCACGAGCTCATCTCGGTCTCGGGCGCCTTCTCCCCCCATGCTTCGGCGGGGACGAAGGCCCGCAAGATGCGCTTCTCCCTGGACGCCCCGCGGGCCATCTCCATCGCCTACGAGGACCTCAACGGCCAGGCCATTGACGCCATCAGCCTCGAGCCGATGGGCCAGTCGCAGGGGCCCTACCGCTTCTACCGCTTCTCCTCGGTGGCCAGCGCCCGGTACTCGGCGAAGCTGGCCTCGCCCGCGCGCGTCAAGAAGGTCTTCTTCCCGGTCGCCGAGCGGCTGGTCCCCGCCTGGTACGTGGAGCTGAACACGGGCCTGGTGGGCAACCCCGACGGCGACTACTACGCTTACGTCGTCGCCGCGGATGATGGGAAGCTGCTGTTCCGCAACAACCTCACCGTCGCGGACTCCTTCTCCTACCGCGTGTGGGCGCAGACCACGGCGCCCTACCTGCCGGACGATGGTCCGCAGGGAACCGTGGGCACCCCGCACCCCACCGGCATGCCGGACGGCTACCAGCCGCCCTTCGCGGCCCCCAGCCTCGTCACCCTGCAGAACTCGCCCTTCAGCCGGAATGATCCCTGGCTGCCGGCCACCGCGACCGAGACGGTCGGCAACAACGTGGACGCGTACGCGGACATCTCGGGCGATGACGGCCTGGATGACGTGGACTTCCGCGCCACCGTCACCGCCCCCAAGGTCTTTGATCGCGTCTACGACGTGACCCAGGATCCGGATGCCAGCACCAACCAGCAGATGGCGGCGGTCACGCAGCTCTTCTTCGCCAACAACTTCTTCCACGACTGGTACTACGACTCGGGCTTCAACGAGGCGGCCGGCAACGCGCAGGAGGACAACTTTGGCCGGGGCGGCTACGCCAGCGACGTGCTGCTGGCCGAGGCGCAGGACTCCAGCGGCCTGAACAACGCCAACATGGCCACGCCGGCGGATGGTGCCTCGCCGCGCATGCAGATGTTCCTGTTCACCCCCAACACGATGAACACCCTCACGGTGACCGCGCCGGCGTCCATCGCGGGCCAGTACGCGCCGGGCGTGGCGGACTTCGGTCCCACGGCCTTCAGCACCTCGGGCAACGTCGTCCTCGTGCAGGACGGGGGCGGGGCCTCGCCCACGGATGGCTGCGAGGTGCCATTCGCCAACGCCGCGGCGGTGGCGGGCAACATCGCCCTGATCGATCGCGGTAGCTGCAACTTCGCCGTGAAGGCGGCGAACGCGCAGGCCGCGGGGGCCATCGGCGTCCTCATCGCCAACAACGCCGCGGGGCCCGCGCCGGGCCTGGGCGGCGCCGATCCGACCATCACCACCCCCACGCTTTCGGTGAGCCAGGCGGATGGCACCACCCTCAAGGGCGCGCTGGGCTCCGGCCCGGTGTCCGTGGTGATGTTCCGCGAGGCGGCGGTCTACCGCGATGGCACGCTCGACAACAGCATCGTGGCGCACGAGTGGGGCCACTACATCAGCAACCGGCTCATCGCCGACGGCAACGGTCTGTCGAACAACCAGGGCCGCTCGCTGGGCGAGGGGTGGGGTGATTTCCACGCGCTGTTGATGACGGTGCGCGAGTCGGATGAAGCCCTGCCGGGCAACGAGGGCTTCAAGGGCTCCTATGCGGAGGCCGGCTTCGTCTCCGGGGGCGGTGGCAACAACGGGTATTACTTCGGCCTGCGTCGCTACCCGTACTCGACGGACTTCACCCGCAACCCGCTGACCTTCAAGCACATCCAGGCGGGCGTGGCCCTGCCCACCACCGCTCCGATGAACCCGGACCTGGTGGGCCTCAGCAACGCCGAGGTGCACAACTCCGGCGAAGTGTGGGCCTCGATGCTGTGGGAGTGCTACACGTCGCTGCTCAAGGACAAGTCGCGCTTGACGTTCGCTCAGGCCCAGCAGCGGATGAAGGCCTACGTCGTGGCGGGCTACAAGCTGACCCCGGCCCAGCCCACCTTCACCGATGCGCGTGACGCCCTGCTGGCGGCCGCGTACCTGGGAGATGTGGCGGACTTCAAGTTGTTCCACGCCGCCTTCGCCCGCCGCGGCGCGGGTCTGCGGGCGCAGTCCCCCTCCGCCGGCTCGACGACGCATGCGGGCGTGGTGGAGAGCTTCGTCGCGGGCAAGGACGTGGAGCTGGGTGGCGCCGAGGTGATCGAGAACGTGGCCACCTGCGACGAGGACGGGGTGCTCGACAACGGCGAGACCGGTGTCGTCCGGTTGACCATGTACAACACGGGCAACGAGCCGGTGTCCGCGACCACCGCGACCGTGACCAGCACGGATGCGGGCGTCACGCTGGCCAACGGTGGCAACGTCAGCTTCCCCACGATTGCTCCGTTCGGCTCGGCCACGGTGGACGTGGGTGTGGCGCTCAATGGCCCCCAGGAGATCCGCATCCTCACCTTCTTCATCGCCTACCGCGATGCGGGCCAGACCATCCCGGGTGACCGGCAGGCGGCCTTCCAGGTGCGCGCCAACACCGATGACGCCCAGAATGTCTCCGCTTCGGATGACTTCGAGGCCAACATCGGCCCCTGGACGGTGGGACGGGATCCCAACCTGGGCAACTACTACCCCTGGTTCCGGTACGAGGAAGCGGCCGACGAGCACTTCTTCTATGGCGTGGATGCGCCCGAGACGGCGGACATCTACCTCATCTCTCCGCCCCTGCAGGTTGCCGCGTCGGGGAACTTCAGCTTCACGTTCGATCACCGCTACGCCTTCGAGTACCTCGACTACCTGGGCGACCTGTACTTCTTCGACGGCGGCGTCGTCGAGATCAGCACCGACGACGGCCACACGTGGGCGGACATCGGCGCGCAGGCCTCGCCGGGCTACGACGTGCTCATCGCGGAAGGCGGAGACAACCCCATCGAGGGGCGCGAGGCCTTCGGTGGCGTGAGCGAGGGCTACCCGGCGTGGATCACCTCCACGGTCAGCCTGGGCTCGTCGTTCGCGGGCCAGACCGTCCGCATCCGCTTCCGCATCGGAACGGACCTGGCGGTGGGCTCGGTGGGCTGGGATGTGAACAACGTCAGCGTCTCGGGCATCACCAACACGCCGTTCAGCGAGCTGGTCGTGGAGGCGGATCAGTGCACGGCGAACGCTCCGCCCATGGCCAACGCGGGCCCGGACCAGACGGTGACCGAGCTGACCACGGTGACGCTGGCGGGCAGTGGCACGGATCCGGATGGGGACACGCTGACGTACGCGTGGACGCAGACGGCCGGTCCGGCGGTGACGCTCAGCAGCACCACGTCGGCCACCCCCACCTTCACCGCTCCGGATGTGTCGGCCAACACGGCCTTCACCTTCAGGCTGACGGTGAGCGACGGCACGCTGACGGCCTCGGACACGGTGACCATCACCGTGCGCAACGCGAACCAGGCGCCGGTGGCCAACGCGGGCGCTGACCAGACGATGGACGAGCGCACCACGGTGACGCTCAACGGCAGTGGCACGGACGCGAATGGGGACACGCTGACGTACGCGTGGACGCAGACGGCGGGTCCGGCGGTGACGCTCAGCAGCGCCACGGCCGCCAAGCCCACCTTCACCGCGCCGGAAGTGACGGCCAACACGGCGCTCACCTTCAGCCTCGTGGTGAGCGACGGCACGCTGACCAGCGCCGCCGACACGGTGACGATCACCGTGCGCAACGTGAACCGCGCTCCGGTGGCCAACGCGGGCGCCGACCAGACGGTGACCGAGGGTGCCACGGTGACGCTGGATGGCAGCGGCACGGACGCGGATGGGGACACGCTGACGTACGCGTGGACGCAGACGGCGGGCCCGACGGTGACGCTCAGCAGCGCCACGGCCGCCAAGCCCACCTTCACCGCGCCGGAAGTGACGGCCAACACGGCGGTCACCTTCCGTCTCGTGGTGAGCGACGGCACGACGGCCAGCGCTGCCGACACGGTGACCATCACGGTGAGCAACGCGAATCAGGCGCCGGTGGCCAACGCGGGCGCGGATCGGCCGGTCACCAAGCTGACCACGGCCACGCTGGATGGCAGCGGCACGGACGCGGATGGGGACACGCTGACGTACGCGTGGACGCAGACGGCGGGCCCGACGGTGACGCTCAGCAGCGCCACGGTCGCCAAGCCCACCTTCACCGTTCCGGATGCGGCGGATGGCACGGCGCTGACCTTCAGCCTCGTGGTGAACGACGGTACGACGGCCAGTGCCGCCGACACGGTGACCCTCACCGTGCGTGGCGTGAACCAGGCGCCGGTGGCCAACGCGGGCGCTGACCAGACGGTGGAAGAGCGCACCACGGCGACGCTGGACGGCAGCGGCACGGATCCGGATGGGGACACGCTGACGTACGCGTGGACGCAGACGGCCGGTCCGACGGTGACGCTCAGCAGCACCACGGTGGCCAAGCCCACCTTCACCACGCCGGAAGTGACGGCCAACACGGCGTTCACCTTCCAGCTCACGGTGAGCGACGGCGAGCTGACCCACTCCGACACGGTGACGATCACCGTGGGCAACGTGAACCGCGCTCCGGTGGCCAACGCGGGCGCCGACCAGACGGTGGACGAGCGCACCACGGTGACGCTCAACGGCAGTGGCACGGACGCGGATGGGGACACGCTGACGTACGCGTGGACGCAGACGGCCGGTCCGGCGGTGACGCTCAGCAGCGCCACGGCCGCCAAGCCCACCTTCACCGCGCCGGAAGTGACGGCCAACACGGCGGTCACCTTCAGCCTCGTGGTGAGCGACGGCGCGACGGCCAGCGCCGCCGACACGGTGACGATCACCGTGCGCAACGTGAACCGCGCTCCGGTGGCCAACGCGGGCCCGGACCGTCAGGTCACCAAGCTGACCACGGCCACGCTGGATGGCAGTGCTTCGACGGATCCGGATGGGGACACGCTGACGTACGCGTGGACGCAGACGGCGGGCCCGACGGTGACGCTCAGCAGCGCCACGGCCGCCAAGCCCACCTTCACCGTGCCGGATGTGGCCAGTGGCACGGCGTTGACCTTCCGTCTCGTGGTGAGCGACGGCACGCTGACCAGCGCCGCTGACACGGTGACGCTGACCGTGCGCAACGCGAATCAGGCGCCGGTGGCCAACGCGGGCGCCGACCAGACGGTGACCGAGGGTGCCACGGTGACGCTGGATGGCAGCGGCACGGATCCGGATGGGGACACGCTGACGTACGCGTGGACGCAGACGGCCGGTCCGACGGTGACGCTCAGCAGCACCACGGTGGCCAAGCCCACCTTCACCGCGCCGGATGTGTCGGCCAACACGGCCTTCACCTTCCAGCTCACGGTGAGCGACGGCGAGCTGACCCACTCCGACACGGTGACGATCACCGTGAGCAACGTGAACCAGGCTCCCGTGGCCAGCGCTGGCGCCGACCAGACGGTGGACGAGGGTGCCACGGTGACGCTGGATGGCAGTGGCACGGACGCGGATGGGGACACGCTGACGTACGCGTGGACGCAGACGGCGGGCCCGACGGTGACGCTCAGCAGCGCCACGGCCGCCAAGCCCACCTTCACGGCTCCCGATGTGGCGGCGGATACGGCGATCACCTTCCAGCTCGTGGTGAGCGATGGAAGCGTCTCTTCCGAGCCCAGCACGGTGACCATCACCGTGCGCGACGTGAACCGTGCGCCGGTGGCCGACGCGGGCGCCGACCAGAAGGTCGAAGAGGGTTCGTCGGTGCGCCTGGCGGGCACCGCCACGGACCCGGATGGGGACGCGCTGACCTACAAGTGGACGCAGACGGCGGGTCCAGCGGTGACCATCTCCGGGGACACCACGGCGGGCGCTTCCTTCACCGCGCCGGATGTGGATGCCGAGACGGTGTTCACCTTCACGTTCACGGTGACGGATGCCAAGGGTCTGAGCAGTGAGGACTCGATCTCCATCACGGTGACGCCGAAGAACGGCGATGGCGGTGGTGACGGCGGTGACGACGACGATGATGGTGGCTGCGGTTGCGCCACCGACTCGGGCGCCGGGCCGATCATGCCGCTGCTCATGCTGGCCATGGCGTTCCTGGGCCGCCGCCGGTTGTTCGCGCGGTAG
- a CDS encoding peptidyl-prolyl cis-trans isomerase: protein MSSPSAAQVKGTPVVSFEGGAITLEQLQTYISQMNPAARTRVQSVEQRQEYAEGLARFELFVREARRQGLEKDPEVLEAAKRAMVQRLLHKEFEEKAAPVTPEDIASYYETNKAEFVSPARWRYSHLLVPAPQGSADRAAKKKLAQALLEKARKLQPLDFDGFDALEKEASGNPEAKPDTADTHLVTAGELKERLGPEVATAAGKLQRVGDTSAVVESPKGFHLLKLTDLRPERNQPLDAVSSMLRARIARERRESSVSAYTVKLQEQAQFKTDTAALEKLQVNIQAPQEASTGPVPGYLPAPQPVR from the coding sequence GTGTCTTCCCCGTCGGCCGCGCAGGTCAAAGGCACGCCGGTGGTCTCGTTCGAGGGAGGGGCCATCACCCTCGAACAACTCCAGACTTACATCTCGCAGATGAACCCAGCTGCACGCACCCGGGTGCAGTCCGTGGAGCAGCGGCAGGAGTACGCCGAAGGCCTGGCGCGCTTCGAGCTTTTCGTGCGCGAGGCCCGGCGCCAGGGGTTGGAGAAGGACCCCGAGGTGCTCGAAGCGGCCAAGCGCGCCATGGTGCAGCGGCTGCTCCACAAGGAGTTCGAGGAGAAGGCGGCGCCGGTCACCCCCGAGGACATCGCCTCCTACTATGAGACGAACAAGGCCGAGTTCGTCTCCCCGGCCCGTTGGCGCTACTCCCACCTGCTGGTGCCCGCGCCCCAGGGCAGCGCGGATCGCGCCGCGAAGAAGAAGCTGGCCCAGGCGCTGCTGGAGAAGGCGCGCAAGCTCCAGCCCCTGGACTTCGATGGTTTCGATGCCTTGGAGAAAGAGGCCTCGGGCAACCCCGAAGCCAAACCCGACACCGCGGACACCCACCTGGTCACCGCCGGGGAATTGAAAGAGCGGCTGGGGCCGGAGGTGGCCACGGCGGCAGGCAAGCTTCAGCGCGTGGGAGACACCTCGGCGGTGGTGGAGTCCCCCAAAGGCTTTCATCTGCTGAAACTCACGGACCTGCGCCCCGAGCGCAACCAGCCCCTGGACGCCGTCTCCTCCATGCTGCGAGCGCGCATTGCCCGCGAACGGCGGGAGTCGAGCGTGAGCGCATACACCGTGAAACTCCAGGAACAAGCTCAATTCAAGACAGACACAGCAGCCCTTGAGAAACTTCAGGTCAACATTCAAGCACCTCAAGAAGCCTCGACGGGCCCTGTCCCCGGCTACCTCCCGGCGCCCCAACCCGTGCGTTAG
- a CDS encoding DUF5011 domain-containing protein, producing the protein MACGAVGLGSLAACGPADATEAAPASTAHTADALAGEAPCASLPATLTVNGEVNWTVECSASATYSDPGAVAVDGCGNALTVHSYNSGQNPTPREPGPNPKVEGDYAVSYWAQPPGGHAVAATRWVKVDDRTAPTLSLKGAAHIVHTCNRPFVDPGAEATDACYGPLSHVIWRTGEVNAWAEGTYTVTYTLTDPGGNVATPLTRTVEVVDCPW; encoded by the coding sequence ATGGCGTGTGGGGCCGTAGGCCTGGGCTCGCTCGCCGCGTGTGGCCCGGCGGACGCCACCGAGGCCGCCCCTGCTTCCACCGCCCACACGGCCGACGCGCTGGCCGGTGAGGCGCCCTGTGCTTCCCTGCCTGCCACGCTGACGGTCAACGGCGAGGTGAACTGGACGGTGGAGTGCTCGGCGTCCGCCACGTACAGCGATCCGGGCGCGGTGGCCGTGGACGGGTGTGGCAATGCCCTGACCGTCCACTCCTACAACTCCGGCCAGAACCCCACCCCCAGGGAGCCCGGACCGAACCCCAAGGTCGAGGGCGACTACGCGGTCTCCTACTGGGCCCAGCCCCCGGGCGGACATGCGGTGGCCGCCACGCGCTGGGTGAAGGTGGATGACCGGACCGCCCCCACGCTGAGCCTCAAGGGCGCCGCGCACATCGTCCACACCTGCAATCGGCCGTTCGTGGACCCCGGCGCGGAGGCCACGGATGCCTGCTACGGCCCCCTCTCGCACGTCATCTGGCGCACGGGCGAAGTCAACGCGTGGGCCGAGGGCACCTACACGGTGACCTACACGCTCACGGATCCGGGCGGCAACGTCGCCACCCCGCTGACCCGCACCGTGGAAGTGGTCGACTGCCCCTGGTAG
- the argE gene encoding acetylornithine deacetylase, producing MNDTLPALRATLTELVALDTTSSRPNAPLIDCAQGLLEKAGFSSQRQRYTDEAGVEKVNLVAVKGGEEGRAALALVGHSDCVPYDAAWTEALRLTEKEGRLYARGACDTKGFIACALHAATHAERLRAPLLVVLTADEEVGLIGAKRLVEAGLGRARHAIVGEPTSLRPVRANKGYCLAEVEVQGKEGHSAYPDSGASAIFRAGRFLHRLEELALTTLREERDEGFEPPFTTVNVGLIQGGKAKNVIPGACRFAVEWRPIPGQSPERVAEMLERIRQELVKQESGYEARIRVIRTDRGVSTRPDAEVVRLLAKVSGNAPATVSFGTEAPQLTELGAEAVVFGPGDIRVAHQTGEYVPVEDLVRCEAALSQAIQHFCGAP from the coding sequence GTGAACGACACCCTGCCCGCGCTGCGAGCCACCCTGACGGAGCTGGTCGCGCTGGACACCACTTCGTCCCGCCCCAACGCCCCGCTCATCGACTGCGCGCAGGGGCTGCTGGAGAAGGCGGGCTTCTCCTCTCAGCGCCAGCGCTACACGGATGAGGCGGGGGTAGAGAAGGTGAACCTGGTGGCGGTGAAGGGCGGGGAGGAGGGCCGCGCCGCGCTGGCGCTGGTGGGGCACTCGGACTGCGTCCCTTATGACGCGGCGTGGACGGAGGCGCTGCGGCTGACGGAGAAGGAGGGGCGGCTGTATGCGCGGGGCGCGTGCGACACCAAGGGCTTCATCGCCTGCGCGCTCCATGCGGCCACCCACGCGGAGCGCCTTCGCGCGCCGCTGCTGGTGGTGCTCACCGCGGACGAGGAGGTGGGGCTGATCGGCGCCAAGCGGCTGGTGGAGGCGGGGCTGGGCCGGGCGCGGCATGCCATCGTGGGGGAGCCCACGTCGCTGCGGCCGGTGCGGGCCAACAAGGGCTACTGCCTGGCCGAGGTAGAGGTGCAGGGCAAGGAGGGGCACAGCGCCTACCCGGACTCGGGCGCCTCGGCCATCTTCCGCGCCGGGCGCTTCTTGCACCGGCTGGAAGAGCTGGCGCTCACCACGCTGCGCGAAGAGCGAGATGAAGGCTTCGAGCCGCCCTTCACCACGGTGAATGTGGGGCTCATCCAGGGGGGCAAGGCGAAGAACGTCATCCCCGGCGCGTGCCGCTTCGCGGTGGAGTGGCGGCCCATTCCCGGGCAGTCCCCCGAGCGGGTGGCGGAGATGCTGGAGCGCATCCGCCAGGAGCTGGTGAAGCAGGAATCCGGGTATGAGGCGCGCATCCGGGTGATCCGGACGGACCGGGGCGTGAGCACGCGGCCGGACGCCGAGGTGGTGCGCTTGCTGGCGAAGGTGTCCGGAAACGCACCGGCCACGGTCTCCTTCGGCACCGAGGCCCCGCAGCTCACGGAGCTGGGGGCCGAGGCGGTGGTGTTTGGCCCCGGGGACATCCGGGTGGCCCATCAGACCGGGGAGTACGTGCCGGTGGAGGACCTGGTGCGCTGCGAGGCGGCGCTTTCCCAGGCCATTCAGCACTTCTGCGGCGCGCCCTGA
- a CDS encoding formimidoylglutamate deiminase encodes MNETTVYQPDLLYMKGRLQEGGALQVGADGRILEPGPVPDGARLVRLPGRVLLPGLVNGHSHAFQRLIRGRTEYVAAGHGTDDFWSWREAMYRAAESLTPEEVYTASRQAFLEMVLAGITAVGEFHYLHHQPDGTPYEDRNELARAVIRAARDVGLRIVLLRVGYARAGFRVPENPRQRRFIEPDVDMFLAAVAELARASRGDPAVTVGLAPHSVRAVPKEWLTVLAGVRTDMPVHMHVAEQLREVEVCLAEHGRRPVELLEELGVLETRFTAVHAVHVTEDEARMLGEVSAGVCACPSTERNLGDGIIAADMLVGQGVRLSLGSDSQAMVDLLDEARQLEGHLRLRRLRRAVMDPGTGAVDGLGVRLLELATVNGARSLGLSSGTLEPGTPADFFTVDLNHPSLVGASPASLLSGIVLGTDKSAVRDVAVDGKLVVRDGLHPRAEETGRAFHTLARRLYP; translated from the coding sequence GTGAACGAGACCACGGTCTACCAGCCGGACCTCCTTTATATGAAGGGTCGGCTCCAAGAGGGGGGCGCCCTGCAGGTGGGCGCCGATGGCCGCATTCTGGAGCCGGGACCCGTGCCGGACGGGGCGCGGCTCGTCCGGCTGCCAGGGCGGGTGCTGTTGCCAGGGCTGGTCAACGGGCATTCGCATGCCTTCCAGCGGCTCATTCGCGGGCGCACGGAGTACGTGGCCGCGGGCCATGGCACGGATGACTTCTGGAGCTGGCGCGAGGCCATGTACCGCGCCGCCGAGTCGCTGACGCCCGAGGAGGTGTACACCGCCTCCCGGCAGGCGTTCCTCGAAATGGTGCTGGCGGGCATCACGGCGGTGGGCGAGTTCCACTACCTGCACCACCAGCCGGATGGCACCCCGTATGAGGATCGCAACGAGCTGGCGCGCGCGGTGATTCGCGCCGCGCGGGACGTGGGGCTGCGCATCGTCCTGCTGCGGGTGGGCTACGCGCGCGCGGGCTTCCGGGTCCCGGAGAATCCCCGGCAGCGCCGGTTCATCGAGCCGGACGTGGACATGTTCCTCGCGGCGGTGGCGGAGCTGGCCCGGGCCTCGCGGGGGGACCCTGCGGTGACGGTGGGGCTGGCGCCCCACAGCGTGCGCGCGGTGCCCAAGGAGTGGCTGACGGTGCTGGCCGGCGTGCGCACGGACATGCCGGTGCACATGCACGTGGCGGAGCAGTTGCGCGAGGTGGAGGTCTGCCTGGCCGAGCACGGCCGGCGCCCGGTGGAGTTGCTCGAGGAGCTGGGCGTGCTGGAGACCCGGTTCACCGCCGTGCACGCGGTGCACGTGACGGAGGACGAGGCGCGGATGCTGGGCGAGGTGTCGGCGGGCGTGTGTGCGTGCCCCTCCACCGAGCGCAACCTGGGCGATGGCATCATCGCCGCGGACATGCTGGTGGGGCAGGGCGTCCGGTTGAGTCTGGGCTCGGACAGCCAGGCGATGGTGGACTTGCTCGATGAGGCCCGGCAGCTCGAGGGGCACCTGCGGCTGCGCCGGCTGCGGCGGGCGGTGATGGACCCGGGCACGGGGGCGGTGGACGGGCTGGGGGTGAGGCTCCTGGAGCTGGCCACGGTGAACGGCGCGCGGAGCCTGGGGCTGAGCTCGGGCACGCTGGAGCCGGGCACCCCCGCGGACTTCTTCACGGTGGACCTGAACCACCCCTCGCTCGTGGGGGCCAGCCCCGCGTCGCTGCTCTCAGGCATCGTGCTCGGCACGGACAAATCGGCGGTGCGGGACGTGGCCGTGGACGGAAAACTCGTGGTTCGCGATGGACTCCATCCGCGGGCGGAGGAAACTGGACGCGCCTTCCACACCCTGGCCCGGAGACTGTACCCGTGA